ATTTTTTCGATATTTTTTTGCATGCGTGGAAGGCGCTGACAAAATTGGCCGCATAAGAACCAGATAACAATGGTGTCTTATCCGTCGTCGTAGCTTTTGCTGTGCGATGTTTTCGTGTGCAGAGTTTGGTGGGAGCTTGTCCGTGGCAGGCGCTTGAATGAGTAGGAGGAGGGTATGATGTATAGGGCGAAGGTGCGATCAGCCTGCGCTGAAGTGGCaactcggtgcacccaggggaggtgaaagggggaagggtgaaagagggaggggagagatgatggcggcacaggagagggaggggcgtgctaaccctcttgctctgggacaTGGGTAGTTCAacaggactacccaccacagaaaacatgcgagcatccctgaGTAGTTtccattgggatgctccctgtaccacggtaaccgtcAGGATTACTGGCGAAGTTATCCCATGCTTGAATGAGTAGACGGAATGTTTTGCGCATCTTCCAGAGCGTAAGAGAGGCAGTGATACTCTGGTGCCTATGGGGTACACATTATGATTATAGTCTTAGGTGACCCGCGGGTACCCGCAGATAACCATTACCTTACTTAGGGTGCTTGTCCGGTTTTGCAATATTATTCCAGAGGTCGGATGCGGGTGTCATTTTGGACACCAGCACAGGGTCTGGTTGGACGTGGATAAGACATTTCAAAAACCCTGTTTCGTAATGTACCAATAACGCAGTCAACGGGTACAAGGAACCTTCCAGCCGCGGCGGACCCATGGGGGTGTGGCGATCGCccatcacacacacaccaatATGAGGATCTGGATCAATGAACACAGTTCACACCTGTGTTTATTTTTCGTAACGAGTGGCGGGCCGGGTGGCGGATGAAATTTTGTGGGGGGAAATGTGCGGGTTGCGGGCGGATGTTGGTTTGATTTTGAAATGGAACGCGGGTTGCGGGTCGGTTGAGTGTCTTGCACCCGCGGATAGGGGTCGCATGCATGTCTAACTATTCCGACCTGAGCAGGACTGTAGTTCTGAGCACTCTAAGTGGGGCAATGTTTGGCACGTGCTATACGCCTATGCTGCGGGCTTTTCTGCTTATTCCAAGCGATTTGTTACCCAACAGGTTATGTGGAGCTTCATCGCTGGAGATGCGCTACAGTACCCCATGACGTATTGAATATCGTACGGGATCTGAATGGAGTGGATGGACCACACGCACACATACGTGTACAGGTGACGGTTGAAGAATACATCGTACACACGCACAGAGCGGACGAATGTCAGCTACACTATCCATGCTCAGTGGCTGCCGACAACTGCATTTGAGTTCAACTACCTCTCAGCGGCTATTGTCCTGAAAATCCATAGGTGACGTGCAAGACTACGCAAGGCAAGATGTGCAAGTTAGGTAGCTGTGTCGGTACAAAATCAATTTGCCTTCGTGCCTTCCAGACACATAAGAAAAATGTATTGCAACACGCTGTGCTAAGGAACACAACTATACCCATTATAAATATATCGGTCAACGATCCAACAAATAATTTTAGATAAGGGTACTGTGATAGCTGGAAGTCTAAAGAATACCAACATTAGACCTTGGGTTCCTGTTGGAGCAGTGTTTAATGTGCGACTGCCGCGGTCAGCTGAGAAACAGCTGATTGCCAGCTGAAGAATGCAGCACGTCACGCGGCTCGTTGTTCATCTTCCGTAACGTCGTCGTCATCCACTACATCCCTCCCTCCTAACGTTGTGAATTTGAAGCGTGCGGGAGATCTCCGACGACGCACAGGATATCTTCTGGTAGGGACAGGGGGCCGACGATCAGGAGACGCCATGGACGACGACGCAGGGAGGTCATCGTGAGGAAGTATCTCAGTTGGGTGCCGGGAGCTGAAGGCAAGACCCACTGGGAGATCTAATCGACCAGTTGGACGGGTTGTGCTCTCGACATCAGCATTTGGCACATCGTCCGCAGAGATTCTTCTCTTCAAGTGATCGGCGTGAACACGGCGGCGCTTCTTACCTTCCACGTCCACGTCGTATATAACATTACCTATGCGTCCCAAGACGACGCCCTTGATCCAGTGATGTTTTTGAGTTGGATCCTTTACCCAGACCTTTTCCATGACCTGGAAATTCCTGGTAGACTTGTTCTGTGTGAGTGGCATGACGACATCGCCACTTTCGCGCCGGGATGGTCGGACCAGGTCTAGAGTCATCCTGAAGAGTCTCTTGTTTAGCAGCTCGCAGGGTGACTTGCCGGTCGACACATGTGGGGTAGCTCTGTATTTCGCGAGAAACGTTCCAAcaggctcctcctccttcccagCTTGAGCACGACGAGTGAGAATGTGACGGATTCCCCGTAGCTCCAAGAAGGATTTGAAATCAGCACTGGTGAACTGTGGGCCATTATCGGTCACCAACTGCTCAGGGGTACCCTGCCGCAGGAAGATTTCTTGGAAGGCCTTCAAGGTGTCAGTCACAGTCTGACGGCGTACTTGGACAACTTCCGGCCACTTGCTATGAGCATCTATAACCACTAGAAAGTGTTTCTTGTCGTACTCCGCAAAATCGGCATGCAGTCTCGTCCAAGGATGTTCTGGGCGTTCCCAACGGTGTAGAGGGACTGGTTGAATGTCATCTGCGGTTGAGGCACAAGATTCACAACTTTTGACTTTGGCTGCGATGTCGTTATCCAATCCAGACCACCAAACATACGATCTAGCGAGCATCTTCATTTTGGTGAGTCCTAGATGCCCTTCGTGCAGCACATCCAAGATACTCTTGCGGTACTTCGGAGGAATGACCGTACGCATTCCCAGTAAAATGCAGCCGTGAGAAATCGACAGCTCACTTTCACGGTGTAAGTAAGCACGAAGTTCCGGCTTGTCTTCCCCAGCAGAACGACCTTCTAGTAAGTGATGGGAGAGTTGGGCAAACACCGGGTCCTTTGCCGTCTCTTCTGCGATAGCAGACGCCGTTACAGGAAGCATCGAAATCGCTTCTGCCGAAAGAAGGTTAACATCTTCCACGTTTGCTATGTTGTCAGTCGCTATTGCACGGTCGAAATCATCATCCGGCCCCTGTGCAAGTCTCGACAACCCGTCGGCGTTTCCCATCTGATGAGTTGGCTTATACTGTATGTCGTATGTATAGCCAATCATAATCAATGCCCACCGTTGCAATCTAATAGCTGCAGTGACTGGTATGCCTTTCTTTGGACCGAAAATTGTAGTGAGAGGTTTATGATCCGTATATAGCGTAAACCGTCGTCCCCAGAGATACTGATGGAACTTTTTCAGTCCAAAAATGATGGCTAACGCTTCCTTCTCGATTTGAGCATAATTCCTCTCGGCTGATGATAATGTCTTCGAGGCATGGGCTATCGGCCGCTCCTTTCTGTCGATCTTATGATAAATAACCGCGCCAACTCCTTCTGAAGAGGCGTCCGCTGCCAAATAGATTGGTTTGCGCGGGTCAAAATGGGTTAGAGCGTCGATAGACGTTAGTTTCTGTTTGAGGCCGTCGAAAGCGTCTACGCAGTCCTCAGACCAGCACCAAGGCATGTTCTTACGACGTAACTTATTTAGCGGTGATGACAAGTCTGCCAATCCTGGTATAAACTTGCTGTAGTGTTGGACCATGCCAAGAAACGCTCGCAATTCGGATACATCCAATGAAGCTTGAAACCTTATCTTATATAGCTTCCAGTCTTCCTTTGTAGGGTCGAAGGTCCCCGGTCCATGAAATCGATGCGTAGCCGATTCTCTTCCTTGGAACTGGCCTTCTGCTGCTGCGTCCAACGTAGTCATCTCGTCGCCACTGTGATAGCTGGAAGTCTAAAGAATACCAACATTAGACCTTGGGTTCCTGTTGGAGCAGTGTTTAATGTGCGACTGCCGCGGTCAGCTGAGAAACAGCTGATTGCCAGCTGAAGAATGCAGCACGTCACGCGGCTCGTTGTTCATCTTCCGTAACGTCGTCGTCATCCACTACAGGTACTGAAGCACTTTCAGGCTCCAACAGTCGTCATTGCACAATACACAATATGGATTCCGTGCATACGCACTAATAACCTCTTATTTCTTAcgtctatttaaaaaaaatcgcttCTAACGAGCAAAAAAACGCAAAGAAAAGATTTTGATGCCGCGAGTACACGTAGAACAGCGGACGCGGCCAAGTTATGCCAGCGACGTGGGCTAAGTACCACCCCCAATGAGAGTAAATGTTTCTCGTTACCGTAACGCTCCAGAAGCACGCaagaggaaagaaggaaagagacaAATGGGACAACACAAGAGGCACCCGCTTGCTATTTGGCTAAGTGTTCCTTTCGCGTTTCAAGACTTCGCGGTTGGACAGCGTCTTGCAGGCGGCCTCGTTTAGAACAAACGCGTCGGTGTACACCATAAAAGAAATTCCTCGAAGCACGCCACGTAGTGAGGCACAGGGTTCAGAGGCACTTTGCTCTTAGGGCGCATGTCGTTTAAAAGGGTATGGAGCCAACTAGGTATAATGAATAGCAGGTGCGTACCGCGAGATGAGGGAGGACTTTGTCTTTTCTGCTGCTTGGAGAGTAGTCAGTCCGAGGAAGCTAAGGAAGGTGGAGTAAACAATACGATGTTTTAGGAAACGTTTCCTTTTGCTTTTTAGATCCCGGTTTCCGTAACATGACGGTAGAAAAATAGTTTTCGGAGACCCATGTTCCCTTACGCACTACGACTCCGTACCATGAACGGCAGCACCGTCTGGATGTAGCAAAAACTAATATTTCAGATCTCCAGATACCGTCACCGACGACTATTTGGCAAGCGTTTTCAAAAGAATTTTCACACACCACATCAAGCAGAAGGTGTAAGTCGTCATCGGCCGTGAACCTCTTGCGATTTCTGCTGCTCATTTGCGAAACGGCCTGTCGTTGTTGACAGACGCCATTACACACGAAGAAGGAGTCGGGAAAAGAAACCCGTGTCAGCTCCCGTGAGTCGTACGTCCGTAAAACGTATCCCTCCACCACTCAACCCGCTGCGCTGTGATTGGCCGGTTGTGATAGGGAGTGGGAGTCGGGAAGCCTTCACCTCTTTACACCTCCGTCCACAATATTCCGCTTCTTCAAGTTGTGATGGTTCCTGGCGGTACCGGCTTGCCGCTGTTGGCCTTACTTCtccaacttcaccgcataacgtaCTGAACGCCAATCATTGGACATAATGATAACTTTATCAATCCCGATTTGTGTAAAGcgcgggacgtacgcctttttatgacacctaaggagcgtgttatgcagtgaGTGTGTGTCTTAATAGCGCACAAGTAAATGCTGGATATCCTGATAATGTAGTGTTCACTTCATACTTCATTCAGCTGTGATCGTCATCATCAACAACTTAACTTGATTTACGTTGCCCACTAAGACCCCAATAGTTAATGGACGTCCAGCAAACGTAGTATACGTGCAGCTTCGCGAGGGATATACTACCTGAAAGACAAGGGTGCTGCGGCCATCTTTCAAAGCTCAAGAAATCTCCAGAAAATGATTAGTGCGTGGACCAAAAGCAAAGCCAAGACATCTAGGGCAGCTAGCCACCCCAGTGCGGGCTTGTCACTATATATCTATCATCACAAAATCGAGATGGGGAGCTGCATCCGTCTTCTGGGGCGCTACGTACATAGCTTCACGTATATTTTCACGTAGACCTACAAAGAGCACGGGAGAGTGGCTATCTGTTTACGCCGGAAAAGCAGTGCCCTCTAGTGGACCTGTCAGAGAAACCATAATGGTTTGTCGAAAAACCCTACGTGAGCCCACATAACGCTTCAGCGGCTCCCTCCCGCTGGAGACTCAACGTCGTGGCACGAGCGTACTGCAACTCTTTCATTGTACCAGTCAAACTTTGCAATTCAGTGTCATGCGAGTATATTCAAAACTGTGCTGACGCAAATCAGAAAAATGGGGTTTCGTATTTAAATGGTAGAGTAAGAGTAATAAGCCTATACAATCTCAACTCTGTGGAAGACCGACTATTCGAGATTTGAAAGATTTGACCAGAGACAAAAATTAATCAAGAGGACCGAGATTATCACAATATTTATGCATCGAAGCAGTACGTTTTTGTGAAATATGATgggccattttttcattgccatCGAACCCGAGCCGCGATGcgttgtgttcttcctttccttacCTTATCTCCTTTGTTCTTAACTCTTTtttccttctccttttcttttcttcttcttctttcttcttttccttttcttttcatttcttcttctcctttcctttttctttcttttcttcttttcctttccttatttttcttttcttcttctttccttcccttttcttttcttatttttcttttcttccccttcttttgcctttttttttggtttggaatagcaagccgaccttcgtctggctgacctttccgttctttttctcaataaacatatcccccccccccccccgcgatgCGACTACTTAGGTTTCTATACTGTTTTCGCAGAAAACAGGTTCAATCAAAAGATTCAGGTCTTGAGCCAACAAGTTTATGAACAGA
This portion of the Ornithodoros turicata isolate Travis chromosome 3, ASM3712646v1, whole genome shotgun sequence genome encodes:
- the LOC135389222 gene encoding uncharacterized protein K02A2.6-like, producing MRTVIPPKYRKSILDVLHEGHLGLTKMKMLARSYVWWSGLDNDIAAKVKSCESCASTADDIQPVPLHRWERPEHPWTRLHADFAEYDKKHFLVVIDAHSKWPEVVQVRRQTVTDTLKAFQEIFLRQGTPEQLVTDNGPQFTSADFKSFLELRGIRHILTRRAQAGKEEEPVGTFLAKYRATPHVSTGKSPCELLNKRLFRMTLDLVRPSRRESGDVVMPLTQNKSTRNFQVMEKVWVKDPTQKHHWIKGVVLGRIGNVIYDVDVEGKKRRRVHADHLKRRISADDVPNADVESTTRPTGRLDLPVGLAFSSRHPTEILPHDDLPASSSMASPDRRPPVPTRRYPVRRRRSPARFKFTTLGGRDVVDDDDVTEDEQRAA